The Synechocystis sp. PCC 7509 genome includes a window with the following:
- a CDS encoding methyltransferase → MLTSPKPLKDVFFCPEESNFYSYCLQSLVLNNCLSSETIIEFGSGDGSPVINSLSKLKFDGVVHGFEINKLSCELANERIKVYGLSDKYIVHNRSLFDTTKPQGDYLISNPPYLPAIDNKIYQPFLHGGTDGITVTKQLLSLDYKNVLAMIASYSNPVGAIDYALTKGYHIANFIISPLNFGYYSSELKVKNRIEELKQEQKAFYSKNMYLLAGVLFTKQSDRQANLSTELVQLMTCL, encoded by the coding sequence ATGCTTACTTCACCAAAACCATTAAAAGATGTATTTTTCTGCCCTGAAGAATCAAATTTTTACTCTTACTGCTTGCAAAGCTTAGTATTAAATAACTGCTTAAGTTCTGAAACTATTATTGAATTTGGCTCTGGCGATGGTAGTCCAGTTATTAATTCTTTAAGCAAGCTAAAATTTGATGGGGTAGTACATGGATTTGAAATCAATAAGTTATCTTGCGAACTTGCAAATGAAAGGATAAAGGTTTACGGTTTAAGCGATAAATATATAGTTCATAATCGTTCTTTATTTGACACAACTAAACCTCAAGGAGATTATTTAATATCTAATCCACCTTATTTACCAGCAATAGATAACAAAATATATCAGCCATTTTTGCACGGCGGTACAGATGGAATAACTGTTACAAAACAGTTATTATCATTAGATTATAAAAATGTATTAGCGATGATTGCTAGTTATTCTAATCCTGTAGGTGCAATTGATTATGCTTTAACTAAAGGCTACCACATTGCCAATTTTATTATTTCCCCTTTGAATTTTGGTTATTATAGTTCTGAGCTAAAAGTCAAAAATCGCATTGAGGAATTAAAGCAAGAGCAAAAGGCTTTTTATTCTAAAAATATGTACTTGTTAGCAGGTGTATTATTTACAAAGCAAAGCGATCGCCAAGCAAATTTATCTACAGAGTTAGTACAATTAATGACGTGCTTATAA